A region from the Brachyspira hampsonii genome encodes:
- the topA gene encoding type I DNA topoisomerase: MSNTITEEKAKKTPAKRGRKESKKKKLVIVESPAKAKTINRYLGSDYLVMSSMGHLIDLPRSRLAIDVDHGFEPEYITIRGRAKILNDLKKEAKKAEEVLLAADDDREGESIAWHIGNKIRGVNSAVPIKRIVFHEITKDALKEAIDKPRDIDISKVNAQKARRVLDRLIGYNLSPLLWDKIKRGLSAGRVQNVALLIICNREDEIETFVPVEYWTFGVFLKHKNKEFLADLQKYKGEKPDLKTKQDVEDIMEYLKDKTYTVSGIEIKDRLRNPGAPYTTSKLQQAASSALGYSASKTMQVAQSLYEGVDIAGEATGLITYMRTDSVRISPVAQEQAREFIGKEYGSNYLPAEAPTYSVKKNAQDAHEAIRPTNVFLTPDTIKEYLKTDQYKLYKLIWERFVSSQMLPAKMKNTRAIITAGDCEFSLSSSKIEFDGFMKVLTIDKEDKEKASKMPNLSKDDVCEFVENNPQQHFTTPPPRYTDASLVKILEESGIGRPSTYAPTIKTIISRHYVQRKGKQLIPTELGKLVNELISENFPELVNINFTADMESKLDKIEDDNIEWNNILKEFYPHFLDTLKTATENINNMKDFFNEETDFVCEKCGKKMIKRLGKYGYFIACSGFPECKNTKGIPFGVCPKCGGDITLKRSKRGREFYGCSNYPKCDFVSWDKPLQEPCPKCGGLMVEKNIKNKGLFKVCIKEDCGYSEEIKEDEE, from the coding sequence ATGTCTAATACAATAACAGAAGAAAAAGCAAAAAAAACACCAGCTAAAAGGGGCAGGAAAGAATCAAAAAAGAAAAAACTTGTTATAGTGGAGTCTCCAGCAAAAGCTAAAACTATTAATAGATATTTGGGCTCTGATTATCTTGTAATGTCATCAATGGGGCATTTAATAGATTTGCCTAGAAGCAGACTAGCTATAGATGTTGATCATGGATTTGAACCAGAATATATTACAATAAGAGGAAGAGCTAAAATATTAAATGATTTAAAAAAAGAAGCTAAAAAGGCAGAAGAAGTTTTACTAGCAGCCGACGATGATAGAGAAGGAGAAAGCATTGCTTGGCATATAGGAAATAAAATAAGAGGTGTTAATTCTGCTGTACCTATAAAGAGAATAGTTTTTCATGAGATAACTAAAGATGCATTAAAGGAGGCCATTGATAAGCCTAGAGACATAGATATTTCAAAGGTAAATGCACAAAAGGCAAGAAGAGTATTAGACAGACTTATTGGTTATAATCTTAGTCCTTTGCTTTGGGATAAGATTAAAAGAGGACTTTCAGCAGGACGCGTACAGAATGTTGCTCTGCTTATAATATGCAACAGAGAAGATGAAATTGAAACTTTTGTACCAGTAGAATATTGGACATTCGGAGTATTTTTAAAGCATAAAAATAAAGAGTTTTTAGCAGACCTTCAAAAATATAAAGGTGAAAAACCAGATTTAAAAACAAAACAAGATGTTGAAGATATAATGGAGTATCTTAAAGATAAAACATACACAGTTTCAGGTATAGAAATAAAAGACAGATTAAGAAATCCTGGAGCTCCTTATACAACAAGTAAACTTCAGCAGGCGGCAAGCAGTGCATTAGGATACAGTGCTTCAAAAACTATGCAGGTAGCTCAATCCCTTTATGAAGGTGTTGACATTGCAGGAGAGGCAACAGGTTTAATAACTTATATGCGTACTGACAGTGTAAGAATATCTCCTGTAGCTCAGGAACAGGCAAGAGAGTTTATAGGTAAAGAGTATGGAAGTAATTATTTACCTGCAGAAGCCCCTACATACTCAGTAAAAAAGAATGCTCAGGATGCACACGAAGCTATAAGACCTACTAATGTATTTTTAACACCTGACACTATAAAAGAATATTTAAAAACAGATCAATATAAACTGTATAAACTTATATGGGAGAGATTTGTATCTTCTCAAATGCTTCCTGCAAAAATGAAAAATACAAGAGCGATAATAACAGCAGGAGACTGTGAGTTTTCACTTTCTTCCTCAAAAATAGAATTTGACGGATTTATGAAAGTTCTTACAATAGATAAAGAAGATAAAGAAAAGGCTTCAAAAATGCCTAATTTATCAAAAGATGATGTATGTGAATTTGTTGAAAATAATCCTCAGCAGCATTTCACTACGCCTCCTCCAAGATATACAGATGCTTCGCTCGTTAAAATATTAGAAGAATCTGGAATAGGAAGACCTTCTACTTATGCTCCTACTATCAAAACAATAATATCAAGGCATTATGTACAGAGAAAAGGAAAACAGTTAATACCTACAGAATTGGGAAAACTTGTTAATGAACTTATAAGCGAAAACTTCCCAGAACTTGTAAATATTAATTTCACAGCCGACATGGAAAGTAAACTTGATAAAATAGAAGACGATAATATAGAATGGAATAATATATTAAAAGAATTCTATCCTCATTTTTTGGATACATTGAAAACAGCTACTGAAAATATTAACAATATGAAAGACTTTTTCAATGAAGAAACAGATTTTGTATGCGAGAAATGCGGCAAGAAAATGATTAAAAGACTTGGAAAATACGGATATTTCATAGCATGTTCCGGATTTCCTGAATGTAAAAATACTAAAGGAATACCTTTCGGAGTATGTCCTAAATGTGGCGGAGATATTACTTTAAAAAGATCAAAAAGAGGAAGAGAATTCTACGGATGTTCCAATTATCCTAAATGCGATTTTGTAAGCTGGGATAAACCTCTTCAGGAGCCTTGTCCTAAATGCGGCGGACTGATGGTTGAGAAGAATATTAAAAACAAAGGATTGTTTAAAGTTTGTATCAAGGAAGATTGCGGTTATTCAGAGGAGATAAAAGAAGACGAAGAATAA